TCCGTTAAATATTTTTTTAGACCTGTCTTCAAAGGAGATAAAATTCTTCTTCTCATGGAGTCGGCTGTTCCATTGAAAAGAATCTCAACTTGTAAGTCATAAATTTCAGCAGAATGCTCACTTAGGTAACCATCTGTTTGATGATGAAAATTCTGCAAATAATAATCAGGATATTCTTGCTCATTTACATTTCTTGGGATTTCTCTTGTTTTATTTTTGGTTTTCCTCTGCCAAATTTGAGGCATATCTAGCCAAACCAAAGGATATTTCTTTGCCCATTCGAACCATGGAGCTTCGAATAGTTGTGATTTAGGATAAATTCCTGCCTCTGCTTCTTTCCAATCAACACTCTCTAGATTTTCCATTGATCTTCTAACTTCTTTTACTAGATCTTGATTGATTGGAAATTTCCCTGGAGCTGCTTCAGGCGCAAACACTTCCATTAACTTTGTACTTAACTCTTTATGAGCTATCCCAGCAAGTGTTTTTCCTTGTTGAAGCGTGTGATATGCAATTTTTCTAAGGCTGGGCGCTGCCATGAACCGTTTATTAATTTCTTTATTATCTAACAGATTTGATTGATTAGTGACGACTTAACTAAAAAAAAATTAAGGTCTATGCATATTTCTACATAGACCTTAATTATGTATTCTAAAAACTTATAAAAGAATTTAAATTAGGCGTCATAGTACATCGTGAATTCATGAGGATGAGGTCTTTGTCTTAGCTGTTGAACTTCTTCGTATTTAAGTTCTATCCAGTTATTGATGAAATCTTCGGTAAATACGCCTCCTTCCGTTAAATATTTATTGTCACTGTTTAATGCTTCTAATGCATCGTTCAATGAAGAGGGAACAGTGTCTATTTTTGATAATTCCTCAGAAGGGAGCTCAAAAAGGTCAACGTCAACTCCATCTCCAGGATCAATTTGATTTTTGATTCCATCGATACCTGCCATCATCATTGCGGAAAAAGCAATATATGGATTGGCTAATGCATCACCCGATCTGAATTCAAGCCTTTTTGCTTTTGGACTAGGTCCAGTCAAAGGAATTCTTACAGCAGCTGATCTATTACCCTGTGAATAAACTAAATTAACTGGTGCCTCGAAACCTGGTACTAATCTTTTGTAGCTGTTTGTAGTTGGATTAGTAAAAGCAAGGAATGATGGTGCATGTTTTAGTATTCCACCTATATACCATTTAGCCGTTTGAGATAAATTGGCATAGGTACCTTCGCCATAGAATAAAGGTTGACCGCCTTTCCATAAACTTTGATGAACATGCATTCCTGTTCCATTGTCATTGAAAACTGGCTTGGGCATGAAAGTGGCAGTCTTTCCATATTTCTTTGCTACGTTCCTGACGATGTATTTGTAGATCATTACATTGTCGGCTGCGTTGATTAGGGGAGCAAATTTCATCCCTAATTCGTGTTGGCCAGCTCCTGCTACTTCATGATGGTGCTTTTCAATGGGGATACCCAATTCACCCATAAGTAGTAGCATCTCAGACCTCATGTCTTGAGCTGTGTCGTTAGGTGAAACTGGGAAATACCCTTCTTTTAGTTGAATTTTGTATCCAAGGTTTCCTCCCTCTTCCACTCTCCCCGTATTCCACGGAGCTTCTATTGTATCAACGCTATAAAAACTTCCACCTTCCCCTGAGTTATATCGGACATCATCAAAAATAAAGAATTCTGGTTCAGGACCAAAGAATGCAGCATCTGCAACACTAGTGCTCCCTAAATAATCCAATGCTTTTTGTGCTAAAGCTCTTGGACATCTGGCATATGGTTCTCCACTTCTGGGCTCCTGAATTGAACAAATCAGGCTAAGAGTTTTGTGATGGTAAAAAGGGTCTATCCAGCTCGTTGATGGATCTGGAACCATTGCCATATCTGATTCGTTTATGGCTTTCCAACCTCGAATAGAGGAACCATCAAAAGCAAGCCCTTCTGAAAAAGAGCTTTCTTCAATGAGATCTGAAGCTACAGTTAAATGTTGCCACTTGCCATGTAAGTCCGCGAACTTTAAATCTATTAGTTCAATGCCCTCATCTTTAATTTGACGAAGAACATCTTGAGAGGTCTTGCTCATGATGAATTTGATTCACAATAGATATATCTAATTATGAACGTAATAAGCGATTGAATCACTTTTTGTATTAAGAAGCACTTTTTTTAGACTTTTAACAGAAAACTACGATTATTTTTTGTCTTCTTAGGCAAATCTAGCAAATTCCTATTGCAATCCCTAAAAAAAACACCCCGACTTTGCCTATCGCCTTTTAGGCTCGGTAGATATATAAACCGATCTGTTTTCTTGGCCACTCAAATTCTTCCTTCTGTTGATAATCAACATCGTAAAGATTTTGGTCCAACTGTTT
The sequence above is drawn from the Prochlorococcus marinus str. MIT 1013 genome and encodes:
- the glnA gene encoding type I glutamate--ammonia ligase, with product MSKTSQDVLRQIKDEGIELIDLKFADLHGKWQHLTVASDLIEESSFSEGLAFDGSSIRGWKAINESDMAMVPDPSTSWIDPFYHHKTLSLICSIQEPRSGEPYARCPRALAQKALDYLGSTSVADAAFFGPEPEFFIFDDVRYNSGEGGSFYSVDTIEAPWNTGRVEEGGNLGYKIQLKEGYFPVSPNDTAQDMRSEMLLLMGELGIPIEKHHHEVAGAGQHELGMKFAPLINAADNVMIYKYIVRNVAKKYGKTATFMPKPVFNDNGTGMHVHQSLWKGGQPLFYGEGTYANLSQTAKWYIGGILKHAPSFLAFTNPTTNSYKRLVPGFEAPVNLVYSQGNRSAAVRIPLTGPSPKAKRLEFRSGDALANPYIAFSAMMMAGIDGIKNQIDPGDGVDVDLFELPSEELSKIDTVPSSLNDALEALNSDNKYLTEGGVFTEDFINNWIELKYEEVQQLRQRPHPHEFTMYYDA
- a CDS encoding class I SAM-dependent methyltransferase, translated to MAAPSLRKIAYHTLQQGKTLAGIAHKELSTKLMEVFAPEAAPGKFPINQDLVKEVRRSMENLESVDWKEAEAGIYPKSQLFEAPWFEWAKKYPLVWLDMPQIWQRKTKNKTREIPRNVNEQEYPDYYLQNFHHQTDGYLSEHSAEIYDLQVEILFNGTADSMRRRILSPLKTGLKKYLTEDSKKVKVLDVATGTGRTLQQIQSALPQVELYGIDLSGSYLKQASKYLSSRSGDLVQLTKGNAENMPYLSESFQALTCVFLFHELPREARQNVLNECFRLLEPGGTLVLADSIQIEDSPKFTPIMENFHKIFHEPYYRDYIIDDINLRLKESGFSAITSESHFMTKVWKANKPI